Proteins found in one Arachis stenosperma cultivar V10309 chromosome 8, arast.V10309.gnm1.PFL2, whole genome shotgun sequence genomic segment:
- the LOC130945285 gene encoding protein CUP-SHAPED COTYLEDON 3 — translation MMLSMEELACELSDHEKRNAQGLPPGFRFHPTDQELITFYLASKVFNTTTTTTTHVNFVEVDLNRCEPWELPEVAKMGEREWYLYSVRDRKYPTGLRTNRATAAGYWKATGKDKQVYGGGGLVGMKKTLVFYKGRAPRGQKTKWVMHEFRLDPHSSPSLSKDEWVICRIFHKSGEKRTPAPLLLHHQQHDPSSLFNDHISHSHNHNQNLLSPFLHPFPIPEETTKTKSSTINSNHYPPPPPSSQHLLKLNKSTKLTKTVPPSPSFFQYQQLLEDDPNLLHWMDSGNNNNNTASSVEIMDAAAAGLIAFSSGGPSPTPTNNNNNNSEIIRDMMMMSSSSASMLHILDDAPLGIQSWPHHHHHHLL, via the exons atgatgctatCAATGGAAGAGCTAGCGTGTGAGCTGAGTGATCATGAAAAGAGAAACGCTCAAGGTTTGCCACCCGGTTTCAGGTTTCACCCAACTGATCAAGAACTCATTACCTTCTATTTGGCTTCCAAGGTCTTCaatactactactactactactactcatGTCAACTTTGTGGAGGTTGATCTCAATCGATGCGAGCCATGGGAACTTCCAG AAGTGGCAAAGATGGGGGAGAGAGAGTGGTATCTGTACAGTGTGAGAGACAGAAAATACCCAACGGGCCTCAGAACTAACAGAGCAACCGCTGCTGGGTACTGGAAGGCTACCGGCAAGGACAAGCAAGTATACGGCGGCGGTGGGCTTGTTGGGATGAAGAAGACGTTGGTGTTCTACAAAGGGAGGGCCCCCCGCGGTCAGAAGACTAAATGGGTAATGCATGAGTTCCGGTTGGACCCTCACAGCTCTCCTTCCCTCTCTAAG GATGAGTGGGTAATATGCAGAATATTTCATAAAAGTGGGGAAAAGAGAACTCCTGCTCCTCTGCTACTTCATCATCAACAACACGATCCATCATCACTGTTCAATGACCATATCTCCCACTCtcataatcataatcaaaaCCTCCTCTCGCCATTTCTTCATCCTTTCCCAATCCCTGAAGAAACCACTAAAACCAAATCATCAACAATTAACAGCAACCATTACCCTCCACCACCACCTTCCTCCCAACACTTGCTTAAGCTCAATAAGTCTactaaattaacaaaaacagtgCCTCCTTCTCCATCATTCTTCCAATACCAACAGCTTCTAGAAGATGATCCCAACTTATTGCATTGGATGGACAgtggtaataataataataatactgcTAGTAGTGTTGAGATAATGGATGCTGCTGCTGCTGGCTTGATAGCATTCTCATCAGGAGGACCTTCACCTACtcctactaataataataataacaattctGAAATAATAAGGGACATGATGATGATGTCTTCTTCTTCGGCTTCTATGCTGCACATACTCGACGATGCTCCTCTTGGAATTCAATCTtggcctcatcatcatcatcatcaccttCTGTAA
- the LOC130945284 gene encoding uncharacterized protein LOC130945284: MEGVANLRVYYNGEVVTNTHEGVTFVCECPLSFAIPCTMGFVELQNGLCNNIQSHILKRVSNLLYRSPVQVFGGLIQFQIMPITDDASMQQMLYIYQQTRSHVPMIELYVEFEQQPGTSMVDDEINFDELGDIDWEEDNNDSEDEFEANYEVDDENDDGDLAGNPAVQDEANAIVSLHPFGVPSFMRTLDLEAMHAPEFSEYANTACLTDGGAHVVGECCGGRWRTFYAKCKGYGAGCDWLIRASLIRKKTCWEIRRYNGKHTCTMGTISQDHAKLDSDTIADAIRPLVEADPSIKVKSVIAEVQGKFNYTVSYRKAWLAKQKAVAKIFGDWEVSYQTLPVWLKAMTVKMPRSRVQIKTLPVYRESEEVQGVRVLHRVFWSFYPCIVAFRQCKPLVQGETANAWEFFLTNLWRYVVTIDGVAIISDRHTSIDAAIARSNGAWSPPRAWHMYCIRHIGSKFLRRFKAPYLHKLVVNTGYSRTEQEYNKNYQRLKERGEAYTQ; the protein is encoded by the exons ATGGAAGGTGTTGCAAACTTGCGAGTATATTATAACGGTGAGGTTGTAACAAACACACATGAAGGAGTCACTTTTGTTTGTGAATGTCCGTTGTCATTTGCCATTCCATGTACCATGGGTTTTGTCGAGTTACAAAATGGTCTTTGTAATAACATTCAAAGCCACATTTTGAAAAGGGTGAGCAATCTTTTATACAGAAGTCCTGTGCAAGTATTTGGTGGCTTAATACAGTTTCAAATAATGCCCATCACTGACGATGCCAGTATGCAGCAGATGTTGTATATTTATCAACAAACCCGATCTCACGTGCCGATGATAGAGCTATACGTTGAGTTTGAACAGCAGCCGGGGACGAGTATGGTCGACGACGAGATCAATTTTGATGAGCTCGGGGATATAGATTGGGAAGAAGATAATAATGACAGTGAAGACGAATTCGAAGCTAACTATGAAGTCGATGACGAAAACGATGACGGAGACTTGGCAGGCAATCCGGCGGTGCAAGATGAAGCAAATGCGATTGTAAGCCTGCACCCGTTTGGTGTTCCATCTTTTATGCGGACTCTAGATCTCGAAGCCATGCATGCTCCGGAATTTTCTGAGTATGCGAATACAG CTTGTCTGACTGATGGCGGTGCGCATGTCGTAGGTGAATGTTGCGGCGGAAGATGGCGA ACATTCTATGCGAAATGCAAGGGGTATGGTGCAGGGTGTGACTGGCTTATCCGAGCTAGCTTGATTCGAAAAAAAACTTGTTGGGAGATCAGGAGATACAATGGCAAGCACACGTGCACCATGGGCACGATTTCACAAGATCATGCAAAGTTGGACTCAGACACAATTGCAGATGCCATTAGGCCATTGGTCGAAGCAGACCCCTCGATAAAGGTGAAGTCTGTTATTGCAGAAGTTCAAGGCAAGTTCAACTATACTGTGAGTTACCGTAAGGCTTGGTTGGCAAAGCAGAAAGCTGTCGCAAAAATTTTTGGCGATTGGGAAGTTTCTTACCAGACTCTGCCAGTATGGTTGAAAGCAATGACAGTGAAGATGCCAAGGTCTCGTGTTCAAATTAAAACGCTCCCCGTTTACCGTGAGAGTGAGGAGGTTCAAGGTGTAAGAGTTCTGCACCGTGTTTTTTGGAGCTTCTATCCGTGTATTGTAGCATTCAGACAATGCAAGCCACTGGTGCAG GGCGAGACAGCAAACGCGTGGGAGTTTTTTCTAACCAATTTGTGGAGATATGTTGTTACCATTGATGGTGTGGCTATTATTTCTGACCGCCATACCTCCATCGACGCTGCAATAGCTCGCAGTAACGGTGCATGGTCACCACCAAGGGCGTGGCACATGTATTGCATCAGGCACATCGGGTCCAAATTCTTAAGGAGGTTCAAGGCTCCATATTTGCACAAACTTGTGGTGAATACAG GCTATTCTAGGACGGAGCAGGAGTACAACAAAAACTACCAAAGGCTTAAAGAGCGGGGTGAGGCATATACTCAATAG